The genomic window GGTAATGCACTTCCTGTTTCTGGAAGTACTGAGGATAGTAAATTTAAACTAATAACGCTTGATCCAGCTATGGCAGCCCCTACCTGGCCAATGATTGGCGGAGGATATGACGGCGCGGTTTGGGCAAATCACGCTAACTGGAATGCAGTAGGTGAAACCATTGCTGATCCAAACTGGGCTTATCGCTTAATCTTGGGTGTTGGACCTGACTGCGAGCTTCTGCATAGGATTCTTGCCGCAGAAGGAAAATGCCCCAGCTTTGAGCGGCAAGCTGCTGATGATACTATGTGGGGTTGGTATGTAATGGTTCTTCCTCGCCTGCAGGAAACTGTTGACAGACTTGCCGGGTCCGGCCTGCATCGGGAGGTAACCTGCTGGGCTGATTCAAATGCTGCCACATCCCAAAGAAAGACCTTTGATCTCTCTTATGTGGATAGTGAGTATAAGAGAGCAGCTTTTGACATCTTCTGTCCAGAAGGCCACAGGTATCCGGAAGAAGTAGAGATTTGGGGTATTCAATCAATTGATAGTACCTTCTAATCTCTATTAGCAAAAAAGAGGAGGGGCAGGGATACCCTCCTTGCCCCTCTCCTCTTTTTAAAAAGAAAGATTACCGTGATTAAAAATATTTTTTTGAGTTTTCTAACCGGGTTTGTTTTTTTCTTTTTTTCTCAACCTGGCTTTTGCGCCTGTGTTGACGATTTAATTGCCATAATCCAGATTTACAATCAAGAGGGTAAGGCAGTTGGCAAAGAGGCAGGTGTTTTTATATCCAAAGATGAAGTGCTTACGCATTATTATGTGTTTTCCGGCGTAGACAGGGCAATGCTGGAAGTAAAAGGCAGAGAGTTTGGAATCAAAGGGGTTTGCGCAAGGAATAAGGAAAAGAAATTATTAAAGCTCAAAATAGATGGGAAAGGATTTAAAAGAGCAAAATTTGCAAAAAAGATAAAGGAAGGCCAGGAGGTATTCATAATGCTTCCCGAAGGTGAACCGGTGAGGGGAAAAATCATTGCCATAAAAGACAGGATAAGGATAGAGGTAAATGCGCAGGTGCCAAAGATAAGAGGTTTGCCTGTGTTTAATAAAGATGAAGAGGTTTTAGGGATTGTTGAATTTTTTATCAAGGATAAGAATGATGTATACGCCATCCCCGTATTAGAAGGCATTTCTTTTAAAAACACAGGCCTTTTGAGTATAAATGGCTGGAAACAAATGCGGACTAAGGAATGGATGGAATCCGATATAGGCAAGAGGCAGATAATAATTTATCTTATGGGAATGGAAAAATACGAAGAAGCTGCTGTAAGGCTTGAGAAATTGATCAAGGCGCACCCTGATGATAAGGAAGCGTATTTCAGACTTGGGGTCTGTTACGGAAAGAGAGGAGAATACCAAAAGGCAAAGGACGCCTATGAGAAATATACTTCTCTTGTCCCGGATGATCTCAAGGGCCATTACAACCTCGGCATCGCGTATTTAGGGACAGGAGATATACAAGCGGCAAAACGCGAATATGAGTTTTTAAAAAGAATCGGCTCAAAAGAGGCCGCCGCGTTTTCAGAGCGTTTGCTTGAATATATCGAAAAGGAAGAAAAGCCATGAACAGGAAAGGATTCACTCTTCTTGAAATTTTGGTTGTCCTGATGGTTTTGGGGTTTTTGACCGCAATGGTCGCAGGCTACCTTTCCCACATTAAGGGAGAGGCGGCCGTCGTTACCGCGCTTAACGAGATGAAAGATATCAAAGAGGCAATAAGAGACAGGTTTTATCCTGAATTAGGCCTCATCCCTGAGGATTTGGGTCTGGATGATATGCGCGGTAGTGGAGACGAAAGACCAGAGTTTGCCATTAAGCTTCTTTGCCTAAAAGATGACGCTGCAAACGAACGAGCTGATATGCTCGTTTTTCTAACACAATGTGGCGTTCCTTCTTTGATAAACTGGGATAAATACAGCTATAAAGGTTGGAGAGGGCCTTATTTGGAGCGGGAAATTACTGCTTATGATAATAAGGGGACACCTGATCCTGCAGATGATGAATGGTATCCTATAATTATTGACCCTTGGGGCAAAAGCGTTGACTACAGCGTTGACCCTGATGGCGTAATAGGAGAATACCGTATTATTTATGATGAATTGGACACAAATCCGGGAATAACCAGAGAAGATGAGAGATTATCAGCGCGGATAGTTAGTTTTGGGGCAAATGGGGTAGATAACGGTGGAACAACAAGCCCTCTCCCTTTACCTGCGGATACAGGTGATGATTTGGTAATGTTTATCTTTGGCACACAGCCGATAAGGAGGCCGTAACATTAAGAACTTGGTACATGTTTAGCTTCGCTAAACAATTGCAAATTGTAAATTGTAGATTGCAAATTGTAAAATGAAAGAGAAATGTTGAAATTTTGATGTAGATTTTTAATTAAGAAAAAATTTGCAATTTAAAATTTACAATTTAAAATTTACAATTAAACAAAGCGATTTCTGGCTCTTTAATGAGGAAACTCAACATATATTAAGGAGCTAAACACATACAGAACTTGTGACTAAGAGTGGTTTTACCCTTATTGAGGTACTTGTCGTTTTGGCTATCTTGGGCTTTTTTATAGCAATGATGGCTAAGGTTTTTACTAAACAGGATGACCAGAGGCGGTTTGACGAGACAAGAGTAATGATGAAAGAAATTAAGAAGGCAATTTTGGGCCAAGAAGGCGCCTATG from bacterium includes these protein-coding regions:
- a CDS encoding prepilin-type N-terminal cleavage/methylation domain-containing protein, yielding MSKLEQKKGSQAGFTLLELLVVLMVMGFLVAMVAPKLLGLFQDAEDTVCDTNIKDHKKYASAFEMQYNKLPDRMMVPGYNDTASVWYGPTEENITTAGREVFSTAILGRIRLMPHQLNAAEIREIIQELGIREVVVLNNPEDIQAAPGKNDIWGNALPVSGSTEDSKFKLITLDPAMAAPTWPMIGGGYDGAVWANHANWNAVGETIADPNWAYRLILGVGPDCELLHRILAAEGKCPSFERQAADDTMWGWYVMVLPRLQETVDRLAGSGLHREVTCWADSNAATSQRKTFDLSYVDSEYKRAAFDIFCPEGHRYPEEVEIWGIQSIDSTF
- a CDS encoding tetratricopeptide repeat protein — its product is MLEVKGREFGIKGVCARNKEKKLLKLKIDGKGFKRAKFAKKIKEGQEVFIMLPEGEPVRGKIIAIKDRIRIEVNAQVPKIRGLPVFNKDEEVLGIVEFFIKDKNDVYAIPVLEGISFKNTGLLSINGWKQMRTKEWMESDIGKRQIIIYLMGMEKYEEAAVRLEKLIKAHPDDKEAYFRLGVCYGKRGEYQKAKDAYEKYTSLVPDDLKGHYNLGIAYLGTGDIQAAKREYEFLKRIGSKEAAAFSERLLEYIEKEEKP
- a CDS encoding type II secretion system protein — translated: MNRKGFTLLEILVVLMVLGFLTAMVAGYLSHIKGEAAVVTALNEMKDIKEAIRDRFYPELGLIPEDLGLDDMRGSGDERPEFAIKLLCLKDDAANERADMLVFLTQCGVPSLINWDKYSYKGWRGPYLEREITAYDNKGTPDPADDEWYPIIIDPWGKSVDYSVDPDGVIGEYRIIYDELDTNPGITREDERLSARIVSFGANGVDNGGTTSPLPLPADTGDDLVMFIFGTQPIRRP